Proteins from one Syntrophales bacterium genomic window:
- a CDS encoding aminodeoxychorismate/anthranilate synthase component II, producing the protein MILMIDNYDSFTYTLVQYIGQLGEEVIVYRNDEISLEDIEKLAPEGIFISPGPCTPEKAGISVDVIRRFYKTIPFLGVCLGHQAIGHAFGANVVRAERIMHGKTSPIINDGRTIFRGLPNPFAAGRYHSLIVERDSLPPCLEISAETTEGEIMGIRRREYPVEGIQFHPESVLTPHGKRIIKNFLELIR; encoded by the coding sequence ATGATCCTGATGATTGATAATTACGATTCCTTTACCTATACCCTTGTCCAGTACATTGGTCAGTTGGGCGAGGAGGTGATCGTCTACCGGAACGATGAGATATCTCTGGAAGATATCGAGAAATTAGCGCCGGAAGGCATATTCATTTCACCCGGTCCCTGCACCCCCGAGAAGGCAGGGATCAGCGTTGACGTGATCAGGCGCTTTTATAAAACCATTCCCTTTCTGGGGGTATGCCTGGGACATCAGGCCATCGGCCATGCCTTTGGCGCCAACGTGGTCAGGGCTGAGAGGATCATGCACGGAAAGACCTCCCCGATCATCAATGACGGACGGACAATCTTCAGGGGTCTCCCCAATCCCTTCGCCGCCGGCCGCTACCACTCCCTGATCGTGGAGAGGGATTCCCTTCCCCCCTGTCTGGAAATCAGCGCCGAAACCACAGAAGGAGAAATCATGGGGATCAGGCGCCGGGAATACCCGGTAGAGGGAATTCAGTTCCATCCAGAATCGGTTCTTACGCCACATGGAAAGAGAATTATCAAGAATTTTTTAGAGCTGATAAGATAG